One window of the Fusobacterium animalis 7_1 genome contains the following:
- a CDS encoding TetR/AcrR family transcriptional regulator, with product MNFDNDKKYLILEKAKDMIITDGYSNLSISKLTSEINISKGSFYTYFSSKDKMLGKILDEYIENTKIFTNNLLNIPKNLDECLDYYINSVLNLTDDELKLELVMVNLRRNYEVFNEENFIKLKNTANIMIDFIKKILQKYIADISIEEKNIERCARMIFSISEVFLMMENIDFNSPKFSIKSLEEVKKSYKSGDMKEHLEFIKKSVKKILY from the coding sequence ATGAATTTTGATAATGATAAGAAATATTTAATATTAGAAAAAGCTAAAGATATGATAATCACTGATGGATATAGTAACTTATCAATAAGTAAACTGACCTCAGAAATTAATATATCAAAAGGAAGTTTTTATACTTATTTTTCGTCAAAAGATAAAATGCTAGGCAAAATTTTAGATGAATATATAGAAAATACAAAAATATTTACAAATAACTTATTAAATATACCAAAAAATCTTGATGAATGCCTAGATTACTATATTAATTCTGTGCTGAATTTAACAGATGATGAACTTAAATTAGAACTGGTTATGGTAAATCTAAGAAGAAACTATGAGGTTTTCAATGAAGAAAATTTTATAAAATTAAAAAATACAGCAAATATTATGATAGATTTTATAAAAAAAATTTTACAAAAGTATATAGCTGATATAAGTATTGAAGAAAAAAATATAGAAAGATGTGCAAGAATGATATTTAGCATATCAGAAGTTTTTCTTATGATGGAGAATATAGATTTTAATAGTCCTAAGTTTTCAATTAAGAGTTTAGAAGAGGTTAAAAAATCTTATAAAAGTGGAGATATGAAAGAACATCTTGAGTTTATAAAGAAAAGTGTTAAAAAAATTTTATATTAA
- a CDS encoding TolC family protein → MRKILTVFLLMTNIVLARDLTLEQAIDLSLNNSKEMKISEKNLDISKLNVSKAFKNALPSVTYSGAYTIGEHKRQILTQTERDRVNKKRGYTQNIRLTQPLFTGGAITAGIKGAKAYENIASYSFLQSKIKNRLDTIKIFSDIINAKRNLEALEYSENILQKRYQKQDEQLKLRLITKPDILQTEYSIEDINAQIINTKNIIDTNMEKLYIRTGISKSEPLNLIPFDVPNNFSEKINLDNDLKQAINESLSAKIAEEQVKVASATRMAAVGDLLPQVNAYASYGTGERTTFERSYKDGEWTGGIEVSWKVFSFGKDLDSYRVAKLQEEQEELRESSTKENIEIDVRSAYLNVLSLEKQIASQSKALEAAKVNFELNQEKYDAGLISTVDYLDFENTYRQARIAYNKVLLDYYYAFETYRSLLI, encoded by the coding sequence ATGAGAAAAATATTAACAGTATTTCTTTTAATGACAAATATTGTTTTAGCCAGAGATTTAACTTTGGAACAAGCAATAGATTTATCATTAAATAATAGTAAAGAGATGAAAATATCTGAAAAGAATTTAGATATTTCAAAATTAAATGTGAGTAAGGCTTTTAAAAATGCTTTACCTTCTGTAACCTATTCTGGAGCCTACACAATAGGAGAACATAAAAGACAGATTTTAACTCAAACTGAAAGAGATAGAGTTAATAAAAAAAGAGGCTATACACAAAATATAAGATTGACACAACCTCTTTTTACAGGAGGTGCAATAACAGCTGGTATTAAAGGTGCAAAAGCCTATGAAAATATAGCAAGTTACTCATTTTTACAAAGTAAAATAAAAAATAGACTTGATACTATAAAAATATTTTCAGATATAATAAATGCAAAAAGAAATTTAGAGGCTCTTGAATATTCAGAAAATATTTTACAAAAGAGATATCAAAAACAAGATGAGCAATTAAAATTAAGACTTATAACTAAGCCTGATATTTTACAAACCGAATATTCAATAGAAGATATTAATGCACAAATAATTAATACTAAAAATATAATAGATACAAATATGGAAAAATTATACATAAGAACTGGAATTAGCAAAAGTGAACCTTTAAATTTAATACCTTTTGATGTTCCTAATAATTTTTCTGAAAAGATAAACCTAGATAATGATTTAAAACAAGCCATAAATGAAAGTTTGTCTGCAAAAATTGCAGAAGAACAAGTAAAAGTGGCTTCAGCAACTAGAATGGCTGCTGTTGGAGATTTATTACCACAAGTAAATGCTTATGCTTCTTATGGAACAGGTGAAAGAACAACATTTGAAAGAAGTTATAAAGATGGAGAATGGACAGGTGGAATTGAAGTATCTTGGAAAGTATTTTCTTTTGGAAAAGATTTAGATAGTTATAGAGTAGCAAAATTACAAGAAGAACAAGAAGAATTGAGAGAAAGTTCTACAAAAGAAAATATAGAAATAGATGTAAGAAGTGCTTATCTCAATGTATTAAGTTTAGAAAAACAAATAGCTTCTCAATCCAAGGCTTTGGAAGCTGCAAAAGTTAATTTTGAGTTAAATCAAGAAAAATATGATGCTGGACTTATATCAACAGTTGACTATTTAGATTTTGAAAATACTTATAGACAAGCAAGAATAGCGTATAATAAAGTTTTACTTGATTATTACTATGCTTTTGAAACATATAGATCATTGCTAATATAA
- a CDS encoding efflux RND transporter periplasmic adaptor subunit: MKKILTIFLAVSLLLVACGKDKEEKKETTKQEATVTDEQKSVKSVEVAEVKTREMSKLFDSSAVWEPLAKVDFSTDKGGTVKKIFKKNGEFVKKGEVVVKLSDAQTEADFLQAKANYQTATSNYNIARNNYQKFKTLYDKQLISYLEFSNYEASYTSAQGNLEVAKAAYMNAQDSYSKLIARAEISGVVGNLFIKEGNDIAAKETLFTILNDSKMQSYVGIAPEAISKVKIGDDIKVRIDALGKDYTAKIAELNPIADNTTKNFKVKLVLDNPDKEIKDGMFGNVVIPVGQSSVLSIEDEAIVTRDLVNYVFKYENGKVRQVEVKVGATNLPYTEISSPEIKEGDKIVVKGLFGLQDNDNVEIKNGVNK; this comes from the coding sequence ATGAAAAAGATATTAACAATATTCCTCGCAGTTAGTTTATTATTAGTTGCTTGTGGAAAAGATAAAGAAGAAAAAAAAGAAACTACTAAACAAGAGGCAACCGTTACTGATGAACAAAAATCAGTAAAATCTGTTGAAGTCGCAGAAGTAAAAACTAGGGAAATGTCAAAACTTTTTGATTCAAGTGCTGTTTGGGAGCCATTAGCAAAAGTTGATTTTTCAACTGATAAAGGTGGGACAGTAAAGAAAATTTTCAAAAAGAATGGTGAATTTGTAAAAAAAGGAGAAGTTGTTGTAAAACTTTCTGATGCACAAACAGAAGCTGATTTTTTACAGGCTAAGGCAAATTATCAAACAGCAACTTCAAATTATAATATAGCAAGAAATAATTATCAAAAGTTTAAAACACTTTATGATAAACAACTAATTTCGTATTTAGAGTTTTCAAATTATGAAGCCTCTTATACAAGTGCACAAGGAAATTTAGAGGTAGCTAAAGCAGCATATATGAATGCACAAGATAGTTATAGTAAACTTATAGCAAGGGCTGAAATTAGTGGAGTTGTTGGAAATTTATTTATAAAAGAAGGAAATGATATAGCAGCAAAAGAAACTTTATTTACTATTTTGAATGATAGTAAAATGCAATCTTATGTTGGAATTGCTCCCGAAGCTATATCAAAAGTAAAAATTGGTGACGATATAAAAGTAAGAATCGATGCTCTTGGAAAAGATTATACAGCAAAAATTGCTGAATTAAACCCTATTGCTGATAACACAACAAAGAATTTTAAAGTAAAACTAGTTCTTGATAACCCAGATAAAGAGATAAAAGATGGTATGTTTGGTAATGTTGTTATTCCTGTTGGTCAATCTTCTGTTTTGAGTATAGAAGATGAAGCCATTGTTACAAGAGATTTAGTTAATTATGTATTTAAGTATGAAAATGGAAAAGTAAGACAGGTTGAAGTCAAAGTTGGAGCAACAAATTTACCTTATACAGAAATTTCTTCTCCTGAAATAAAAGAAGGAGATAAAATAGTTGTAAAAGGATTATTTGGACTTCAAGACAATGATAATGTTGAAATTAAAAATGGGGTGAATAAATAA
- a CDS encoding efflux RND transporter permease subunit, giving the protein MSLAGISIRRPVATTMVMVSFIFIGLLAMFSMKKELIPNINIPVVTISTTWNGAVAEDVETQVTKKIKDSLSNVEAIDKIQTVSSYGSSSVVVNFDFGVDTNDKVTQIQREVSKITNDLPKDANTPIVRKVDAATGSMTAIIAFNSDNKTALNTFIKEKLKPRLESLAGIGEVTIAGNPEKQLQIQVDSDKLSAYNLSPMELYNIIRTAVTTYPIGKLSTGDKDMIIRFMGELDYIDQYENILISSDGNTLRLKDVANVVLTTEDPDRLGYLKGKDSIIVLLSKSSDGDTIGLNSAAFKVIEEMKPYMPAGTEYSIELDNSENINSSISNVSSSAIQGLVLATIILFAFLKSFRTTVLISLALPVAIIFTFAFLSMRGTTLNLISLMGLSIGVGMLTDNSVVVVDNIYRHITELNSPVLEAAENGTEEVTFSVIASALTTMVVFIPILFIPGMAREFFRDMSYAIIFSNLAAIIVAITMIPMLASRFLNRKSMKTEDGRLFKKVKARYLKIIHWAYAHKGKTVFIMVFLFFFSIFIGPKLLKFEFMPKQDEGKYSLMAELQNGTDIEKAKRIARELENIVKNEPHTKSYLMLVSTSNISINADVGKKGTRKESVFDIMNDVRKQAKNVLDARISLSNQFSGGRSTKDVEFLIQGMNQDEIKQFGKQILKKLQNYDGIVDLSSTLDPGIIELRINIDRDKITSYGINPTVVAQTLSYYMLGGDKANTATLKTDSEEIDVLIRLPKDKRNDINILQSLNIKVGDNKFVKLSDVATIQYAEGTSEINKKNGIYTVTISANDGGVGLRSIQQKMIEEFNSLNPPSSISYSWGGQTENMQKTMSQLTFALSISIFLIYALLASQFESFIMPIIIIGSIPLALIGVIWGLVVTRQSIDIMVMIGVILLAGVVVNNAIVLIDFIKTMRTRGHDKEYSIMYSCETRLRPILMTTMTTVFGMMPMALGLGEGSEFYRGMAITVIFGLSFSTILTLVLIPVLYSVVDDFTTKLITKIKNISNKSKKKGVNNG; this is encoded by the coding sequence ATGTCGTTAGCAGGAATTTCAATTCGTAGACCTGTTGCAACAACAATGGTAATGGTATCATTTATTTTTATTGGACTTTTAGCAATGTTCTCAATGAAAAAAGAATTGATACCAAATATAAATATTCCAGTTGTAACAATCTCTACAACTTGGAATGGAGCCGTTGCAGAAGATGTTGAAACACAGGTTACAAAAAAGATAAAAGATAGCCTTTCTAATGTTGAGGCTATTGATAAAATACAAACTGTATCTTCTTACGGTAGTTCATCAGTGGTTGTAAACTTTGATTTTGGAGTGGATACTAATGATAAAGTTACACAAATTCAAAGAGAAGTTTCAAAAATAACTAATGATTTACCTAAGGATGCTAATACTCCAATAGTCAGAAAGGTAGATGCTGCTACTGGTAGTATGACAGCAATAATTGCTTTTAACTCTGATAATAAGACTGCACTTAACACTTTCATAAAAGAGAAATTAAAACCAAGACTTGAAAGTTTAGCAGGTATAGGAGAAGTTACTATTGCTGGTAATCCTGAAAAGCAATTACAAATCCAAGTTGATAGTGATAAATTATCTGCTTATAATTTATCACCTATGGAATTATATAATATTATAAGAACAGCAGTTACAACTTATCCTATTGGTAAGTTATCAACTGGTGATAAAGATATGATTATTAGGTTCATGGGAGAACTTGATTATATAGATCAATATGAAAACATTTTAATAAGTTCAGATGGTAACACATTGAGGTTAAAAGATGTTGCTAATGTTGTACTCACAACAGAAGATCCAGATAGATTAGGATATCTTAAAGGTAAAGATTCTATAATTGTACTTTTATCAAAATCATCTGATGGTGATACAATAGGTTTAAATAGTGCTGCATTTAAGGTTATAGAGGAAATGAAACCATATATGCCAGCAGGAACTGAATATAGTATAGAGCTTGATAATTCAGAAAATATCAATAGCTCAATTTCAAATGTTTCAAGTTCAGCTATACAAGGGCTTGTACTTGCAACTATTATATTATTTGCTTTTTTAAAAAGTTTTAGAACAACTGTACTTATTTCATTGGCACTTCCAGTTGCAATAATATTTACTTTTGCATTTTTATCAATGAGAGGTACAACTCTTAACTTGATTTCACTTATGGGATTGTCAATAGGTGTTGGTATGTTGACGGATAACTCGGTTGTTGTTGTGGATAATATTTACAGACATATTACAGAATTAAATTCTCCTGTTTTAGAAGCTGCTGAAAATGGTACAGAAGAAGTTACATTTTCAGTTATAGCTTCTGCATTAACTACAATGGTAGTTTTTATACCTATATTATTTATTCCAGGTATGGCTAGAGAATTTTTTAGAGATATGTCTTATGCAATTATATTTTCAAATCTAGCAGCAATAATTGTTGCAATAACTATGATACCGATGTTAGCTAGTAGATTTTTAAATAGAAAATCTATGAAAACTGAAGATGGAAGATTGTTTAAAAAAGTAAAAGCAAGATATTTAAAAATTATTCATTGGGCTTATGCTCATAAAGGAAAAACAGTTTTTATCATGGTATTTCTATTTTTCTTCAGTATATTTATAGGTCCAAAACTATTAAAATTTGAATTTATGCCTAAACAAGACGAAGGAAAATATTCGTTGATGGCTGAATTACAAAATGGTACAGATATAGAAAAAGCAAAAAGAATTGCAAGAGAATTGGAAAATATTGTAAAAAATGAACCTCATACAAAGAGTTATTTAATGCTTGTAAGTACATCTAATATTTCTATAAATGCAGATGTTGGAAAAAAAGGTACAAGAAAAGAAAGTGTATTTGATATTATGAATGATGTCAGAAAACAAGCTAAGAATGTATTGGATGCAAGAATATCACTATCTAACCAGTTTTCAGGTGGAAGATCTACAAAAGATGTTGAATTTTTAATACAAGGAATGAACCAAGACGAAATTAAACAATTTGGTAAACAGATTCTTAAAAAATTACAAAATTATGATGGAATTGTTGACTTATCCTCAACACTTGATCCTGGAATTATAGAACTAAGAATAAACATAGATAGAGATAAAATAACAAGTTATGGTATTAATCCTACTGTTGTTGCTCAAACATTGAGTTATTATATGTTAGGAGGAGATAAAGCTAACACAGCAACCTTAAAAACTGATAGTGAAGAAATAGATGTGTTAATAAGATTGCCTAAAGATAAAAGAAATGATATAAATATTTTACAATCTTTAAATATTAAAGTTGGAGACAATAAATTTGTAAAATTATCTGATGTTGCAACTATACAATATGCAGAAGGAACTTCTGAAATAAATAAGAAAAATGGTATATACACTGTTACTATTTCTGCCAATGATGGTGGAGTTGGGTTACGTTCTATACAACAAAAAATGATAGAAGAATTTAATAGTTTAAATCCTCCATCATCTATTTCATATAGTTGGGGTGGACAAACTGAAAATATGCAAAAGACTATGAGTCAATTAACATTTGCATTGTCTATTTCTATTTTCCTAATTTATGCACTGCTTGCTTCACAATTTGAAAGTTTTATAATGCCAATTATAATAATAGGTTCTATTCCATTGGCATTGATAGGAGTTATTTGGGGACTTGTAGTTACAAGACAATCAATAGATATAATGGTTATGATAGGAGTAATTCTTCTGGCAGGAGTTGTTGTAAATAATGCCATTGTACTTATAGATTTTATTAAAACAATGCGGACAAGAGGACATGATAAAGAATATTCTATTATGTATTCTTGTGAAACAAGATTAAGACCTATACTTATGACAACAATGACAACTGTATTTGGTATGATGCCTATGGCGTTAGGTTTAGGTGAAGGTTCAGAATTTTATAGAGGAATGGCTATCACTGTAATATTTGGATTATCGTTCTCAACAATTTTAACATTGGTGTTGATTCCAGTTTTATATTCTGTGGTTGATGATTTCACTACAAAATTAATAACTAAAATTAAAAATATTTCAAATAAATCTAAAAAGAAAGGGGTTAATAATGGATAA